One Glycine max cultivar Williams 82 chromosome 8, Glycine_max_v4.0, whole genome shotgun sequence genomic window, tgtttgtttttttatttttttatttattttacagatTGCTGGTGTTAATAAACTTTCATATgtattatttggataaatatttttattttttatttttgaggcgAGAAATTCAGAAATTACTTCGCCATCGGGCAATGGAACAACTTGCTTGtggtgtgtgtttgttttttttattttcttacagATTGCTGGTGTTAATAaaccataaatataaaaatatgtagaATTAATTGAATTCTGCATCACACGATTTCAAaatctaatttataaaaaaaatactcattttgaactttttttttaaaaaaatcaaataaattttattaaaataaattacaaaaagtatgatttttttctttcataatcaCAAGTATGATATGAAGCACAAGTTATGCCCAATCCTATACCATCAAAATTACAAGAATATGCGCATGACCACAACGACAATAATGTGCAGTAAGTAGCCTCCTATTAACATCTGACGAAAGACCACCTTTTGAACTCAAttataagaagaaataaaaaacagttttgttgacttaaatatatatatttttaactacttttatCCATCAATGGTATCATCTCAacaattatcatttaattaattgatatttttattcttcaCATCAAATGCCATATGAgactttaagaaaataattatttttaaatgcaactaataaaattatatgacattaactaaatattttaacaacacaaagatcaattaatttttgtttatatatatatatatatatatatatatatatatatatatatatatatatattaaagttatTCTTCATTTTCAATGTTCATTCTCTTATAATTCTACGAATAAGATTAGTAATTTATTATAACCtttgaattttagaaaaataatgataaaaatgaaaaataattttaaaaatctaaaagaGTTAATCTTAATATAAGTTGATTATCTTGTATGTATATTTGAGAAAtgctaaaaatacatttttttaacacactttTCACATGCTTACTTTTTCATTGActagaatttattaaaaataataaaaattaatagattttatattatatttaatgattatctttttaattttaccacttttaataaattttaatgaattaaaaaatatatatatttaaaggaATATACTAAAGAATATATTGTTACCGTTTCTAAAAACAACCCACAGCCAAGATCAATTAACTGAAAAAGAAGACATACAACTCAAGTCTCCCATAAAGGGCGCAGACACAAAGTGAGGAAAAAGCATAAAAACTTTACAAGGATCAAACATTCCTAGCCCGAATTTTGCAAAGCATCAGCCAGCCAACTCTATTTGGGTGGCATGTATGAAAACCTGAATTTtgtggagagagaaaaaaaatgtctatTGAGAAAAcctaaaattttgtttatatttaaagtCCACGGTAGTAATTAATATCTTATGAAAAATTTGAAACATTAAggaataaaaactaaatagaaGAGAAAGTAGAAAGGAacattatatgaaaataatatctGAAACGATTGAATTGGGTTTGCTTACGTGGAGTGCACTGAGGGAAAAGGCGACTTTCAATCGTGTATTGAGTTGATGGTTGAATAGTTGTGAATCCCTGAATGGTGATGCTGACCAAGCAAGCCTCAAGCCTTAACCTTACTATACTCTACACTGCAATTAATTAATCAACCATTTTATCATCCAATTCGCCATCGCCATCGCCATCGCCATCGCCATCGCCATGGGTCACGAACACTCCAAGTTGTCAGAAGGAAAAGGATCGCGTCGTGCCCGCTTCAAAGAGCGTCTGCGTCTTCACTTTCGCCGCCGCAGAAGCGGCAATGGCTCTTCCGATCACAAGCTCCTCCACGCCGATAACTTCGCCGGAATCGCTCTCCTCGCCCTCCTTCGCGTAAACACGcacattactattttttttttccattttttttaaattagctgATTCTTCTACTTCTCTTTGTTGTAGGCGGAGATGAAGTTCAAGGATAAATGGATTGCGTGCCTTTCCCTCGGAGAACAGACTTTCCGTACCAACACCTCTGACCAGTTAAGCTCTTCTTCATCTTACCTCTGCAATACGCTTCATTCATTCTGTTGTGCTGATTTTGTGTTATTGATGATGGTGCAGCACAGACAAACCTCTTTGGAACTCTGTGAGTACTACTTTTAACCGTCACTATGTTTTCCTTTCATTGTTAGTTATTAAGTGACTCAAGGGGAGGTTTGGAAGACGTGCACCGTACGAACTTGAGTAATTATAACTAGAACAGTGTTTCTTCTATGCAACTCATACTTTCTTCTACAGGAAAAGAAACTTCTTTTGGAACAGAATGGGGCTCATGTTGCAAGAATTTCTGTCTTCGAGGTATGCTATAACAATTAGTCTTCTCTTTCAATACGAGGGAAATGGATTCTCTGCATTCACGCATTCGTGAATTTGAACCTTTGTATGAATATTGATAGTTTGAATTAAATTTACGGAGATAAATTATGAGTGGTATGATCTATATTTAACAGTTGCGATCAACTGAATGTGGGAATTTTCCGACTGCAGGGAATCCAATATGACTTAccctcaaacattttttttttgggggggtgtCATGTCACTTTAAATGAATGTTGCTTGTTTTGGATATTTTTCTGCTGCATTTCaagagcatttttttttttcaatctctatgtactagaaggaaaaaaatatgatcACGGTTGAATCCTGATTCTTATGTATAGAGAAAATCAGGTTGAGAGGGGCAACCCGCCTTTGAGTACCTTCAGATCCCCGAAGGTGATTAGTCACCCCTCCCCCCCTCCCCaccaaaaagaaagaaggaaaaataaatttttaaactgTCTTCATTCTGCATCCCCTGTCCCCTATTTTTTGTGCAATTGGTTTTAACTTTAATACTGCATCTGAGtttaatattttctctcttgTAGACCAACCGAATGTCCAGCAATACTCTTGTTGGATACTGTGAGGTTGATCTACTTGAATTTCTGACCAAGGTGAGGGAATTAGAAAACATCAGTGCATCACTGATTTTAGAATTGTTCATTTATTGGTTTGTTCCGTGCTGTTTcagcattattatttttacacactTTTTTTGTGAATGATATGATTATGCAGGATTCTGATTCTGACGTCGAGGTATTCAACCTTTTAGATCCATCAGTGCCTGGAAAAGTGGTTGGCAACATTTCCATTTCATGCACTGTAGAGGTAAATGCCCTATGATATAAATTCTATTGCTGTTTATGATAGGGATTTCTAACAATAATAAGTACGAACTATCAGGATCCGATTGAAACGGAGAAAGGCTTCGTTAGACGCATTTTATCTATAGTGGTAAGTTTGATCTTCCTCTGTTTTCTAATAGCCCGCGCCTATTGTGGGCTTAAATAAAAGACATGAGGGTAACACATGAAGTGATGATGTATAATTTCATTCCTTTACATGAGGGTACTGATATAGTGGTATGAAACCATTTTGGTGGCAATGATTGTTACTGAGTCCTTGTTCCAATATTAGCACACATTTTTAACATGTTGTACAAATTGCTATTGCTGGTTGAATACATATAATTCATTGTTATCTAGATAATTTAACTATACTAAGCTCATGTAGCATCCTCTAATATTTAATATCAACCCGAGAAGTGATGTTTTATGCAGGACTACAATGAAGATGGGATGCTTTCACTTTCTGAATTTTCTGACCTGATTGATGCTTTTGGCAATCAAGTTGCAACCAGCAAGGTTCCTACCTAATTAGCTATTTTGCACTTCATGTGTTTcgattactttttatttttgaattatttgctttctaaaatatctttaatttgtttgtgtACCTGGATTTGGACTTTGATTCATATTGTCAGATTTTATGGTTTATACTTTCTATAAACTAACATCATCTTGAATGTTAGAACTTAGAACCTTGAATTTGGTTATATCAAAGTCCAAATATTCACTAGAATCTGTTGTGGGATTCATGGTTGAAATAGTGAATCTTTACCCTGTGAATCTTGAAATGAAGTTACAATATAATAtctagttttatatatatacatgttttaCTCTGTCGTCAATACATTATTTTTCAACAGAAAGAAGAGCTGTTCAAAGCAGCTGACAAAAATGGAGATGGTGTTGTGAGCATGGACGAGTTGGCTTCCCTTCTTACTTTTCATCAAGAACGGTAATGACCCATCTACATTACAAgatataaaagttttaattttgtatgcctattgttgtcttttgctCGAAGTGCTACTGTGTTTAGTAATTTAACTGGTAtctctatataattttttatgatttgatgatttataattataatgtttgaCTTACTGTGAAGTTTGTTCTATTCTTATTTGCTTAGCTTCTGGTGTTGCAGGGAACCATTATTGAATTGCTGTCCTGTGTGTGGTGAGGTTCTTCAGATTTCTGACCAGTTGAACAGCATGATCCACTTAACTCTTTGTTTTGATGAAGGGACTGGTAACCAGGTGATGGCTGGAGGATTCTTGACAGATAAGCAGGCTTCATACGGGTAAATTTCTGCTAATTTAGGCATTGAGAGACTGGGCATGAGAGAGAGTATAAGCTTTATTGACCTAATGGATTATACCCCCGTTTTATGAACTATAGTTATGTAATTTGTatcataagagaaaataaaaataacttttttttttgtttgtatagGTGGTTTTTCAAACTGAGCGAATGGGCACATTTCTCATCTTACGATGTTGGTATTCGATCTGGATCAAGTGCATCCCATATTCTGGTATAGGATATTTTCCACCAAtttccatttcttttatttaacaaTCCAATGATATTTATACATCAGACATGAATGTATGTTTCAAGTTATTTCAGGATGTACAGGACCTCTTgaaattccttctttttgttgctAATTACTGAGTTTGCCCATTCACATCCATCATAATTAGAAGAAAGGCTTCCAGGCTTATTTACTAACATCTATCCATCCTGGCAGCCTTTTCATGCTATtaccaaatatcaaaatttgtCTTGCATAACATTTTTAAAGTCTTGAGAATTTGAATTGTATCGACTTAACATCTCATCAAGGCAGAGAAATAGAGATATCCGTAGGGTATGCTTGGATGTGGAATTGGAGTTATagtatagaattttaatttcaatagcaATGGAAGTAAGGGCAGTGGTTGGGATATTGTCAGTGAGGGCAGCAGTAGCAGAAATAGGGAGGATCATCGCTCATTGTGGGAGTGAGGAATTGACAATTTTTAGGGTGTTGGTTTATTGGAAATGACTCAAGGTAGTTACTATGTAATTCCACGGAATTGTAATGCAATTAGGATTTAAGCTTCTAATTCTAAAAGAAATTCCAACatagaaattagaaaatacGATCAAATTCCAATTCCAATCTCCAATTCTGTGGCTCAATTCTGGTAGCTTTAATCCTGTATTTGTACCTCCTCACCCTTtcaatttgttatttaatatttatttatttgacattAGGTATATGATCGGAAGTCTCAAAGGCTTGTTGAAGaaataattgacaaaaaaattgtattgtcCATGAGAGCCATTTATCAGTCAAAAATAGGTCTTGGCCTAATGGACATaggtatgttttttttattaatatttgttctttttttgttattattattattatcattgaaATAAGCTCTTGGCTACTGTTATATTTAGCTTTACCAGTCACCACTCCCTATTGTGGGCCTTGTGGCAATTGCTGAGGTGTTGTTGTTAGTAGAATTAATGCTATAAAAATATTGCTTGCTAAAAAATGCTGTACAGATATGTTAGATCTAGCTGACATTTCTTTAAGCTCATTTGGTGCATTATAAGTAGATTACAAATGATGAAAAGTCCAATTagttattagaaaaatatttatcaaaacgCACCCTTCTGGCATTTGGATCACACTTGAAACCTGGGTTTTGTAGCCAATATGAGAttcaaaatggatttgaaattttttttccttctttattgAGTTTGTTTATGTGTTTACATTAGTAAATCTATCTTATGCAGGGGTGAAGGAGCTCTTGCAAAGCATTTCTGAAAAGCAAGGAGCACGAATGGATTCACCTGAATCGTCTGCAGATATAccaaaatttattgaatcttttAAGGTGTAACAatgcttattttatttctttgtgaATTACATACTTTGATTTTGACATATGTAAGTTTGTAGTTCTGTAGTGTGTCTTGATTCTATGTTTCAACCAcagcattgtttttttttttgggatttaCTCTTTCTGTTTTTTACTTTAGTTCTTGGTGCTGCACTTGCACCCTTCTTATAAAAGATGTAACTATTGTGTTGTAGGATCAAATCAATTTGGCTGAAGTCAAGTATCCACTGGAACACTTTAAGGTTGGTCAAACTTTGTAATGAGTTTAAGTTGATATGTTATTGATGCATAATTGCTCCTGAACACACTTTGACCCTGTTAGTTATGTAGGATGCTTTGCCTGTTCATTTTGATTATGCTGAACCTAATGGTTATTCATCATATGCATACAGTCTTAtgtcttaattttaataaaattaaacattatatgCTGccaatttttttcaacaaacattattgtttctcCTTTGTTTGCTTAAGCTATAGCCATGCCTTGCATCTTGCATCATATCACTCAgtgtctattttttaaaataacctgATGATTTTCATCTCTGTGACCTCCAAACATTTttgtggttaattttttttttggaaagcatTACTGTGGTTAATGGCTTTTATTCCGGATATAATGTTTGACAATTACACTGAATATAACATTGTGTATTATCTTCTTATTTCTTTagttatttttgaaatcttCTGTTTACCATTATCCATATGCTTTTGTGGGTTGCATTTTTCATTGATTGCTTATGTGTATTAACTTGTTTAATTTTGGATTTTCCCTGCCAGTCATGAAACCAACAATTTGaatactttttttagttttcatacatatgcatgcattttattatatgtatatCAAACTTCCCTCCACCCTGACCATTGAAGTTACTTCTTGGTTTCAGTTAGATTGTTGTAGAATCCCTACTGCTTTCTAGTTGAATATATCTTCTCTATTGATCCCAGCATAACTTGGTCTAAGGGGGAACTGAAAGAATTTGTTTTCCATTTAACTAACAACTTGCATTTTTGGTTGTACAATCAATTGGAGTGAACAGTGGAGAATGAAATTTCAGGGCAATGCCTGTGTCGAAAAGAATGTATGACTTTATGATGGTAGTGATTATCTTGTTACATAACACCTATCTTTATGTTCTGGGCAGACGTTCAACGAATTTTTCATACGTGAGTTAAAGCCTGGTTCAAGACCAATTGCTTCTGCTGAACGTGATGATGTTGCTGTATGTGCTGCAGATTGCCGTCTTACGGCATTTAAATCAGTTGATGATAGTACAAGATTCTGGATcaaggtattttttttctttcttacaattcaattgaatatggAAGGCTTCTAAtctaaaaaaaacagttttttaaaatattttataatcaaattttgaaatctGCATTTAAGACATCAATCAGTCAGAAGCTGGAAACTGTTTCTGATTTTCAGGTTGGACTTGAATAAAAATGATACAATTATAACTTTACTCATTGAACTTGGGCCTGTTTGACTCACCGTACTTTAGGACAGAGGTGTGGGGGGAGGAAATGGTTTTGCAATTATGAGAGTACGATCTGGGGTTTGTTTTTGTGATGTTGCTGTTTTGCATGAGATCAAGCTTGATTGGTAACATATGAAACAATTTAGATGCTTAAACAATTTCTTTTTTGGGCAAGCCGGTTGAACAATTCATAATGATGAAATGATCATACTGTTTGTGGTAACTAGTAGCTACTACAATGTTCACTGCTTTTTTTTATGATCTTTTTctgtttaatgttttttttatttccaagaggttataaattataacttaCAATATAATATTAAGCTAAGCCCATTGACAGAATTATTGCCAAGCTAGAGGCAAGGAAAATTAGATTCCCTAAAATATGGGATATATCTCATTCTCTTCTCCTTTAATCTTTTCAACTTTATGTATGCCAACTGAAGTGCTTTTGGGATTATTTGTTGTTACTTTTAGGGTCGAAAGTTTTCAGTTCAAGGTCTTTTGGGGAAAGAAATGTGTTCCAGTGCTTTTGTTGATGGACCAATGGTGATTTTCCGTTTGGCACCACAGGTGAATGGTGCTTTCTttaattgtcattttaattttgtatataatttgatttcaatttttcattttaacatatATTTGTTGCAGGATTATCACCGTTTCCATTTTCCAGTATCAGGAATTATTGAGCAATCTGTAGATATCCCTGGATGCTTGTATACTGTATGTGTAATAATAACTTGAGAAAAATGataagtcatatatatatatatatatatatttgtctaTTTTCTTTCTGTTAATTCTCATTTGTGTTTTCCCCCTATTGTGTTCTACTCCTCAGGTCAATCCCATTGCTGTAAATAGCAAGTACTGCAATGTCTTCACGGAGAACAAGAGAGTTGTTTCAATAGTTTCAACTGTAGATTTTGGAAAGGTTGGTCATTgcaattaatttctttgtctgAATTGTTGAGTTCATGACTATATCCTGCTGAAATTTATACCATAAGTTTGTGAATTATTATCTGAGTTACCTATAATCTACTGCCTCTACTTTCATTTTTGCTTATAGTTGCAGACCTTTATTGACCagtatcttataattttattcaggTGGCATTTGTTGCAATTGGAGCTACAATGGTTGGTAGCATTacttttacaaagaaaaagggCGACTATGTTAAGAAGGGAGATGAGGTTTGGCAAGTTACCGTTGATTACCGTTTTTCCTATCTTATATGTTGTCTTTGTTTCTAAGTGacgtttatttgtttaatttacagTTTGGATATTTCTCATTCGGTGGAAGCACTGTAATTTGCGTTTTTGAAGAGGTTGGTATTTTAATTGGTTATACtgcttatctttattttttaaaattaattatttagtctTATTGTTAGAATGTTCGAAATTTAATTAGTTGGATATTGTCCTGGTTCCTGATATTGCTGACCTTGATTCATATGTTTGGTATGATCTTTCTACGGGGCATCTTTAACTGATGTCAAAATGCCAAATCACAAAACTAATACCTTTTAAAATCGTAAAAAATATCTCTTCTTTAAATCATTGTATATACTTTTAAGTAAAATAGTTctatttatttccattttaaaaACTTCATCTTTAGTGAGGTTTTAGCTTTCAATTGAGATTTTGGAATATATGAACGCCGTgacatcttttttctttctttctttctttttttttgctatgCAGAATTCAATTGCAATTGATGAAGACCTTTTAGCAAATAGCGCCAGATCACTGGAGACCTTGGTTTCTGTAGGGATGAGATTGGGTGTCTCCACGAGGAAATTGTCTTGATATATAGGAAATGTTGAAATTG contains:
- the LOC100794517 gene encoding phosphatidylserine decarboxylase proenzyme 2 isoform X1, translated to MGHEHSKLSEGKGSRRARFKERLRLHFRRRRSGNGSSDHKLLHADNFAGIALLALLRAEMKFKDKWIACLSLGEQTFRTNTSDHTDKPLWNSEKKLLLEQNGAHVARISVFETNRMSSNTLVGYCEVDLLEFLTKDSDSDVEVFNLLDPSVPGKVVGNISISCTVEDPIETEKGFVRRILSIVDYNEDGMLSLSEFSDLIDAFGNQVATSKKEELFKAADKNGDGVVSMDELASLLTFHQEREPLLNCCPVCGEVLQISDQLNSMIHLTLCFDEGTGNQVMAGGFLTDKQASYGWFFKLSEWAHFSSYDVGIRSGSSASHILVYDRKSQRLVEEIIDKKIVLSMRAIYQSKIGLGLMDIGVKELLQSISEKQGARMDSPESSADIPKFIESFKDQINLAEVKYPLEHFKTFNEFFIRELKPGSRPIASAERDDVAVCAADCRLTAFKSVDDSTRFWIKGRKFSVQGLLGKEMCSSAFVDGPMVIFRLAPQDYHRFHFPVSGIIEQSVDIPGCLYTVNPIAVNSKYCNVFTENKRVVSIVSTVDFGKVAFVAIGATMVGSITFTKKKGDYVKKGDEFGYFSFGGSTVICVFEENSIAIDEDLLANSARSLETLVSVGMRLGVSTRKLS
- the LOC100794517 gene encoding phosphatidylserine decarboxylase proenzyme 2 isoform X2, whose product is MSSNTLVGYCEVDLLEFLTKDSDSDVEVFNLLDPSVPGKVVGNISISCTVEDPIETEKGFVRRILSIVDYNEDGMLSLSEFSDLIDAFGNQVATSKKEELFKAADKNGDGVVSMDELASLLTFHQEREPLLNCCPVCGEVLQISDQLNSMIHLTLCFDEGTGNQVMAGGFLTDKQASYGWFFKLSEWAHFSSYDVGIRSGSSASHILVYDRKSQRLVEEIIDKKIVLSMRAIYQSKIGLGLMDIGVKELLQSISEKQGARMDSPESSADIPKFIESFKDQINLAEVKYPLEHFKTFNEFFIRELKPGSRPIASAERDDVAVCAADCRLTAFKSVDDSTRFWIKGRKFSVQGLLGKEMCSSAFVDGPMVIFRLAPQDYHRFHFPVSGIIEQSVDIPGCLYTVNPIAVNSKYCNVFTENKRVVSIVSTVDFGKVAFVAIGATMVGSITFTKKKGDYVKKGDEFGYFSFGGSTVICVFEENSIAIDEDLLANSARSLETLVSVGMRLGVSTRKLS